The Methanomassiliicoccus luminyensis B10 genome includes a window with the following:
- a CDS encoding homoserine dehydrogenase has protein sequence MRVLIAGFGTVGQGIAEVIGMRQNLFSSEFGQKVEIIGAFDSSSFAGNPRGLDPAELVSQKKTSGKVGVKRADDMVKLIGELDYDALIETTPTNVVDSEPGLTYITTALNAGKNVITSNKGPLALKFRELCRTAEKNDVQLRYEASVGGAMPIINLSRELLRGEQIYSLRGILNGTCNFILNRMKDEGLPFEQALREAQELGYAERDPTYDIDGVDSAAKLAILANAIFGMNVTYHDVTRTGIRNISEEAIAMASEQNKVIRLIGEISGNKLEVSPRLVPSGHPLSIGGTLNIVQLITDLAGEVTVAGRGAGRMETASAMLSDIIAILTDEQAKCR, from the coding sequence ATGAGGGTCCTCATCGCCGGCTTCGGCACGGTGGGGCAGGGCATCGCCGAGGTGATCGGCATGCGCCAGAATCTCTTCTCCAGCGAGTTCGGCCAGAAGGTCGAGATCATCGGCGCATTCGACTCGTCCTCGTTCGCCGGCAACCCCAGGGGCCTGGACCCCGCGGAACTGGTGTCCCAGAAGAAGACCAGCGGCAAGGTCGGCGTGAAGAGAGCCGACGACATGGTCAAGCTCATCGGGGAGCTGGACTACGATGCGCTCATCGAGACCACGCCGACCAACGTGGTCGATTCAGAGCCCGGGCTAACGTACATCACCACCGCCCTGAACGCCGGGAAGAACGTCATCACCTCCAACAAGGGGCCGCTGGCCCTGAAGTTCAGGGAGCTGTGCCGCACCGCCGAGAAGAACGACGTGCAGCTTCGCTACGAGGCGTCGGTGGGCGGGGCGATGCCCATCATCAACCTGTCCCGGGAGTTGCTCAGGGGTGAGCAGATCTACTCACTGAGGGGCATCCTCAACGGTACCTGCAACTTCATCCTCAACCGCATGAAGGACGAGGGGCTGCCGTTCGAGCAGGCCCTGCGGGAGGCGCAGGAACTCGGCTATGCTGAGCGCGATCCCACCTACGATATCGACGGCGTCGACTCCGCGGCGAAGCTCGCCATCCTGGCCAACGCCATCTTCGGCATGAACGTCACTTACCATGACGTGACGAGGACCGGCATCCGCAACATCTCCGAGGAAGCGATCGCGATGGCTTCGGAGCAGAATAAGGTCATCCGGCTCATCGGGGAGATCAGCGGGAACAAGCTGGAGGTGTCGCCTCGCCTAGTGCCCTCGGGCCATCCCCTGTCCATCGGGGGCACCCTGAACATCGTGCAACTCATCACCGATCTCGCGGGCGAGGTCACCGTGGCAGGAAGAGGCGCGGGGCGCATGGAGACGGCCAGTGCAATGCTGAGCGACATCATCGCCATACTCACCGACGAACAGGCCAAGTGCCGATGA